Proteins encoded within one genomic window of Saccharopolyspora pogona:
- the cydB gene encoding cytochrome d ubiquinol oxidase subunit II: protein MDLPTFWFCVIVLFWLGYLFLEGFDFGVGMLLPVLGRRNEERRVLINTIGPVWDGNEVWLIVAGGATFAAFPGWYASLFSTAYLPFLVLLVALIGRGVAFEYRGKVDTARWRRTWDAVIVLASWISPMIVGLVLSASVFGLPLNEHGDRVGGWWTIFTLPNVIGALAVCGFSLLHGAVFLALKTEGEIRERARRFALRAGVPLLLPVIALVFTAQLLEGETWTWVPLVIALVAALAGLARLYRWRDGQAFALQGVALVGVVVTLFGALWPNVIPSTLDPAWSLSIAETASSPYTLTVMTWVAAFGAPAVLIYQGWTYWVFRKRIGTQHIPPAHVPSA from the coding sequence ATGGATCTGCCCACCTTCTGGTTCTGCGTGATCGTCCTGTTCTGGCTGGGCTACCTGTTCCTGGAGGGCTTCGACTTCGGCGTCGGCATGCTGCTGCCGGTGCTGGGCCGCCGCAACGAAGAGCGGCGGGTGCTGATCAACACGATCGGCCCGGTCTGGGACGGCAACGAGGTCTGGTTGATCGTGGCGGGCGGCGCGACGTTCGCCGCCTTCCCCGGCTGGTACGCGTCCCTGTTCAGCACGGCTTACCTGCCGTTCCTGGTGCTGCTGGTCGCGCTGATCGGGCGTGGCGTGGCGTTCGAGTACCGCGGCAAGGTGGACACCGCGCGCTGGCGGCGCACCTGGGACGCGGTGATCGTGCTCGCCTCGTGGATCTCGCCGATGATCGTCGGGCTGGTGCTGTCCGCGAGCGTCTTCGGCCTGCCCCTGAACGAGCACGGGGACCGGGTCGGCGGCTGGTGGACGATCTTCACGCTGCCGAACGTGATCGGCGCGCTAGCGGTGTGCGGGTTCTCCCTGCTGCACGGTGCGGTTTTCCTGGCGCTCAAGACGGAGGGCGAGATCCGGGAGCGGGCGCGGCGGTTCGCGCTGCGGGCCGGGGTGCCGCTGCTGCTGCCGGTGATCGCGCTGGTGTTCACCGCGCAGCTCCTGGAGGGCGAGACCTGGACCTGGGTGCCGCTGGTGATCGCGTTGGTCGCGGCGTTGGCCGGGCTCGCCAGGCTGTACCGGTGGCGGGACGGCCAGGCGTTCGCGCTACAGGGCGTGGCGCTGGTCGGCGTGGTGGTGACCCTGTTCGGCGCGCTGTGGCCGAACGTGATCCCGTCCACTTTGGACCCGGCGTGGTCGTTGTCAATCGCGGAAACCGCGTCCAGCCCGTACACGCTTACCGTGATGACGTGGGTGGCGGCCTTCGGCGCCCCGGCGGTGCTGATCTACCAGGGCTGGACGTACTGGGTGTTCCGCAAGCGCATCGGCACCCAGCACATCCCACCGGCACACGTCCCCAGCGCATGA
- a CDS encoding cytochrome ubiquinol oxidase subunit I, with amino-acid sequence MDLLDIARWQFGITTVYHFLMVPLTIGLAILVAGMQTAWYRTGKQRYLKMTKFWGKLLLINFAMGVVTGIVQEFQFGMAWSSYSRFVGDVFGAPLAMEGLLAFFVESTFLGLWIFGWDRLSKGVHLACAWAFSLATVLSAYFILAANSWMQHPVGIELVDGRPRLTSIWAVLGNNTVLAAFPHTVFGCFAVAGSFLIGIAAWQIARHHRKSDADDEDRRAWHGSMRLGAWVAVVAFAGLAISGDVQGKLMFQQQPMKMASAEALCHSEAPASFSIFAIGDVTRPDCENVKSITVPYILSYLAEGDFHSEVKGVQALIPEYQAKYGTHYPDDPRLGSFAGQPIDYVPNLPVTYWGFRFMIGFGGLAAFGALAVLWLTRKRKFPPGKWWAPLAVLSIALPFLGNVAGWVFTEMGRQPFVVVPNPDPSGVDGVWMYTASAVSAGVHPGEMLTSVLVLTALYGALAIVEIFLIVRYVRGGFDGVMPPKPPEGEEKSGEALSFAY; translated from the coding sequence GTGGATCTGCTCGACATCGCGCGCTGGCAGTTCGGGATCACGACGGTCTACCACTTCCTGATGGTCCCGCTGACCATCGGGCTGGCGATCCTGGTCGCCGGGATGCAGACCGCGTGGTACCGCACCGGCAAGCAGCGCTATCTGAAGATGACCAAGTTCTGGGGCAAGCTGCTGCTGATCAACTTCGCCATGGGCGTGGTCACCGGCATCGTGCAGGAGTTCCAGTTCGGCATGGCCTGGAGCTCCTACTCCCGCTTCGTCGGCGACGTCTTCGGCGCGCCGCTGGCCATGGAGGGGCTGCTCGCGTTCTTCGTCGAGTCGACCTTCCTCGGCCTGTGGATCTTCGGCTGGGACCGGCTCTCCAAGGGCGTGCACCTGGCCTGCGCCTGGGCATTCTCGCTGGCAACAGTGCTGTCCGCCTACTTCATCCTGGCCGCCAACTCCTGGATGCAGCACCCGGTCGGCATCGAGCTCGTCGACGGCCGGCCCCGGCTGACCTCGATCTGGGCGGTGCTGGGCAACAACACCGTGCTCGCGGCGTTCCCGCACACCGTGTTCGGCTGCTTCGCGGTCGCCGGCTCGTTCCTGATCGGCATCGCCGCCTGGCAGATCGCCCGGCACCACCGCAAGTCCGACGCCGACGACGAGGACCGCCGCGCCTGGCACGGTTCGATGCGGCTGGGCGCGTGGGTCGCGGTGGTCGCGTTCGCCGGGCTCGCGATCTCCGGGGACGTCCAGGGCAAGCTGATGTTCCAGCAGCAGCCGATGAAGATGGCCTCCGCCGAGGCGCTGTGCCACAGCGAGGCGCCCGCGAGCTTTTCGATCTTCGCGATCGGCGACGTCACCCGCCCCGACTGCGAGAACGTCAAGAGCATCACCGTGCCCTACATCCTGTCCTACCTGGCGGAAGGCGACTTCCACAGTGAGGTCAAGGGCGTGCAGGCGCTGATCCCGGAGTACCAGGCCAAGTACGGCACGCACTACCCGGACGACCCGCGGCTGGGCTCGTTCGCCGGGCAGCCCATCGACTACGTGCCGAACCTGCCGGTGACCTACTGGGGATTCCGGTTCATGATCGGCTTTGGCGGGCTGGCGGCGTTCGGCGCGCTGGCCGTGCTTTGGCTGACCCGCAAGCGGAAGTTCCCGCCGGGCAAGTGGTGGGCGCCGCTGGCGGTGCTGAGCATCGCGCTGCCGTTCCTCGGCAACGTCGCCGGTTGGGTGTTCACCGAGATGGGCCGCCAGCCGTTCGTTGTCGTGCCCAACCCCGATCCGTCCGGCGTCGACGGCGTGTGGATGTACACCGCATCGGCCGTGTCCGCGGGCGTGCACCCCGGCGAAATGCTGACCTCGGTGCTCGTGCTGACCGCGCTGTACGGGGCGCTCGCGATCGTGGAGATCTTCCTGATTGTCCGCTATGTCCGCGGCGGCTTCGACGGGGTGATGCCGCCGAAGCCGCCAGAGGGCGAGGAGAAGTCTGGCGAAGCCCTGTCCTTCGCGTACTGA
- a CDS encoding IclR family transcriptional regulator, protein MAQPSPEPIHAPVGLHRDVQPGTKESSLTLDRGLSLLQAVADAESEAPTISDLAATVGVSRAAVYRLLGPLQSRGLVRREGSKVRLGLGVLWLAGRVLPQLRAASLPALRALAEKVGATVHLTVADGSEAQVVAVAEPSWTSYHVSYRVGSRHPVQRGAAGRAVDLPPDGPRWITSSGDLQPGAFGVASPVRGVPGLRASVGVVALQPLAPDEVGPLVLEAAEAVAEALR, encoded by the coding sequence ATGGCCCAACCCAGCCCCGAGCCGATCCACGCCCCGGTGGGCCTGCACCGCGACGTCCAGCCGGGCACCAAGGAGAGCTCGCTGACCCTGGACCGCGGGCTCAGCCTGCTGCAGGCCGTGGCGGACGCGGAAAGCGAAGCGCCCACCATCAGCGACTTGGCGGCGACCGTCGGGGTCAGCCGCGCGGCGGTGTACCGGCTGCTCGGGCCGTTGCAGAGCCGCGGCCTGGTGCGCCGCGAGGGCTCGAAGGTGCGGCTCGGGCTCGGTGTGCTGTGGCTGGCCGGGCGCGTGCTGCCGCAGTTGCGCGCCGCGTCGCTGCCCGCCTTGCGGGCGTTGGCGGAGAAGGTCGGCGCGACGGTGCACCTGACCGTGGCCGACGGCAGCGAGGCGCAGGTCGTCGCGGTCGCCGAGCCGTCGTGGACCAGCTACCACGTGTCGTACCGGGTGGGCAGTCGGCATCCGGTGCAGCGCGGGGCGGCCGGTCGCGCCGTGGACCTGCCGCCCGACGGGCCACGCTGGATCACCAGCAGCGGCGACCTGCAGCCGGGGGCGTTCGGAGTCGCTTCGCCGGTGCGCGGAGTGCCGGGGTTGCGCGCCAGCGTGGGCGTGGTGGCCCTGCAGCCGTTGGCGCCCGACGAGGTCGGCCCGCTGGTGCTGGAGGCGGCGGAGGCGGTCGCCGAAGCGCTCCGCTGA
- a CDS encoding fumarylacetoacetate hydrolase family protein → MTWIEDPEFAPDKPFGPQTLPYGVLVTGGGRVIAVRVGRHALPLRGIAGALGPRLAELVSGSSLDPLLAAGRDRWHELRERLTELVTADRAPAGAGLVRTDWHTLVLPFAVADYVDFFSSRHHAENVGRIFRSAAAPLPENWAHLPIAYHGRAGTVYVSGTDIHRPRGQRRAAGDLQPAFGPTRRLDFEAEVGFVCGGEPAAQVSTSDFAEHVFGVALVNDWSARDIQAWESKPLGPFLAKSFATSVAGWITPLEAFEHARVPTPAPEHVLQPYLVEAEPWGLDLRLEVRCNETLLSQPRFEHMAWSPAQQLAHLTANGAPVRPGDLFASGTVSGPERDQRGCLLELTWGGAEPITLQDGEQRTFLQDGDRVTLSGSAPGPDGSVIGLGEVTGTVLAAARR, encoded by the coding sequence TTGACCTGGATCGAGGACCCCGAGTTCGCCCCGGACAAGCCGTTCGGCCCGCAGACGCTGCCCTACGGGGTGCTGGTGACCGGCGGGGGACGGGTCATCGCGGTGCGGGTCGGGCGGCATGCGCTGCCGCTGCGCGGCATTGCCGGGGCGCTCGGTCCTCGACTCGCCGAGCTTGTCTCCGGCTCCTCGCTCGACCCGCTGCTGGCGGCGGGCCGCGACCGCTGGCACGAGCTGCGGGAGCGGCTCACCGAGCTCGTCACGGCCGACCGGGCGCCGGCCGGTGCGGGGCTGGTGCGCACCGACTGGCACACCCTGGTGCTGCCGTTCGCGGTCGCCGACTACGTCGACTTCTTCTCGTCGCGGCACCACGCCGAGAACGTCGGCCGCATCTTCCGCAGCGCCGCCGCGCCGCTGCCCGAGAACTGGGCGCACCTGCCGATCGCCTACCACGGCCGGGCGGGCACCGTATACGTCTCCGGCACCGACATCCACCGCCCGCGCGGGCAGCGCAGGGCCGCCGGTGACCTGCAGCCCGCGTTCGGCCCGACCCGGCGGCTGGACTTCGAAGCGGAGGTTGGGTTCGTCTGCGGCGGCGAACCGGCCGCCCAGGTGTCCACTTCGGACTTCGCGGAGCACGTGTTCGGCGTGGCGTTGGTCAACGACTGGTCGGCGCGGGACATCCAGGCCTGGGAGTCCAAGCCGCTGGGGCCGTTCCTGGCCAAGTCGTTCGCCACGTCGGTCGCCGGGTGGATCACCCCGCTGGAAGCATTCGAGCACGCCCGCGTGCCGACTCCGGCACCGGAGCACGTGTTGCAGCCCTACCTCGTCGAGGCCGAGCCGTGGGGGCTGGACCTGCGGCTGGAGGTGCGCTGCAACGAGACGCTGCTGTCCCAGCCGCGATTCGAGCACATGGCCTGGTCGCCCGCGCAGCAGCTCGCGCACCTGACCGCGAACGGTGCGCCGGTGCGGCCCGGTGATCTGTTCGCCTCCGGAACCGTGTCCGGCCCGGAGCGCGACCAACGGGGCTGCCTGCTTGAGCTGACCTGGGGCGGGGCGGAACCGATCACATTGCAAGACGGTGAGCAGCGGACCTTCCTCCAGGACGGGGACCGGGTGACACTGAGTGGCAGTGCGCCGGGACCCGACGGTTCGGTGATCGGGCTTGGCGAGGTTACCGGCACGGTGCTGGCCGCGGCTCGGAGGTGA
- a CDS encoding DUF2470 domain-containing protein: protein MSETTIRRPATPSAAERAKSIAKRGGRAALLPAGEASARIAPLLHHVHFDGAATVLLADEHPLIATAGQAPRAELAAVLELTDPTPVRLREPVRGLLWLTGWVRLLDGAEARDEVLSVAAERPDPRLLDAGHGASVLRLEPASLVLADSEGTSSVDPAGFQAAAPDPFCLQEDAWLRHLELSHRDVVGLLARHLPEQLHGGHIRPLGLDKYGLRLRVESADGDHDVRLAFSRPVSTTEHLGAELRRLVGCPFLAQQRQG from the coding sequence GTGAGCGAAACGACCATCCGTCGGCCTGCGACGCCGAGCGCCGCGGAACGGGCCAAGAGCATCGCCAAGCGCGGCGGCCGCGCGGCGCTCCTGCCGGCCGGCGAGGCCTCGGCGCGCATCGCGCCGTTGCTGCACCACGTGCACTTCGACGGAGCCGCAACCGTTCTGCTGGCCGACGAACACCCGCTGATCGCAACTGCCGGGCAGGCCCCGCGCGCAGAACTCGCCGCCGTCCTCGAACTCACCGATCCGACGCCGGTCCGGCTGCGCGAGCCGGTGCGCGGACTGCTGTGGCTGACCGGCTGGGTGCGCCTGCTCGACGGCGCGGAGGCCCGCGACGAGGTCCTCTCGGTCGCCGCGGAACGACCAGACCCGCGGCTGCTGGACGCCGGGCACGGCGCCAGCGTGCTGCGCCTGGAGCCCGCGTCGCTCGTGCTGGCGGACTCCGAGGGCACCAGCTCGGTGGACCCGGCGGGATTCCAGGCAGCCGCGCCTGATCCGTTCTGCCTGCAGGAAGACGCGTGGCTGCGGCACCTGGAGCTCTCGCACCGCGACGTCGTCGGACTGCTGGCCCGGCACCTGCCGGAGCAGTTGCACGGCGGGCACATCCGCCCGCTGGGCCTCGACAAGTACGGCCTGCGGCTGCGGGTGGAGTCCGCGGACGGCGATCACGACGTGCGGCTGGCGTTCTCCCGCCCGGTCAGCACGACCGAACACCTCGGCGCCGAACTCCGCCGCCTCGTCGGCTGCCCCTTCCTCGCCCAACAACGCCAGGGCTGA
- a CDS encoding CPBP family intramembrane glutamic endopeptidase: protein MSTLRAWLTPTRPGEPAVIADRAERKAIIIELVVVFAVTLGLSGLQSLLSLLDALMRPEPLADQHAAINVPRAELGLIDMLAQLANVLRLCAWGGLGAFLLWRGGMALWRVGLDRSRPSRDIAGGLGLAALIGIPGLGLYLIAHALGLSLTVQPSTLDAAWWRAPVLTLAAFGNSFAEEVLVVAYLLTRLRQLGWSENRALWLSAVLRGSYHLYQGFGGFVGNVVMGLVYGRAWQRTNRLWPLIVGHALIDVVAFVGYAALRGRVGWLP from the coding sequence GTGAGCACCTTGCGCGCATGGCTGACCCCGACCCGGCCCGGCGAGCCCGCGGTGATCGCGGACCGAGCGGAGCGCAAGGCCATCATCATCGAGCTGGTCGTGGTCTTCGCGGTGACGCTCGGGCTCTCCGGCCTGCAAAGCCTGCTCTCCTTGCTGGACGCCCTGATGCGCCCGGAGCCGCTGGCCGACCAGCACGCCGCCATCAACGTCCCGCGGGCCGAGCTCGGACTGATCGACATGCTGGCGCAGCTGGCGAACGTGCTGCGACTGTGCGCCTGGGGCGGCTTGGGGGCGTTCCTGCTGTGGCGCGGCGGGATGGCGCTGTGGCGGGTCGGCCTGGACCGGTCGCGGCCCAGCCGGGACATCGCCGGTGGGCTCGGGCTCGCGGCCCTGATCGGCATCCCCGGACTGGGCCTGTACCTCATCGCGCACGCCCTCGGCCTCAGCCTGACCGTGCAACCCTCCACCTTGGACGCGGCGTGGTGGCGGGCGCCGGTGCTGACGCTGGCCGCGTTCGGCAACTCCTTCGCCGAAGAGGTCCTGGTGGTGGCCTACCTGCTGACCCGGCTGCGGCAGCTGGGCTGGTCGGAGAACCGGGCGCTGTGGCTGTCGGCGGTGCTGCGTGGCAGCTACCACCTGTACCAGGGCTTCGGCGGGTTCGTCGGAAACGTCGTGATGGGCCTGGTCTACGGGCGCGCCTGGCAGCGCACGAACCGCCTGTGGCCGCTGATCGTCGGCCACGCGCTGATCGACGTGGTGGCCTTCGTCGGCTACGCGGCCCTGCGCGGCCGGGTCGGCTGGCTCCCCTGA
- the arcA gene encoding arginine deiminase yields MTEPHVQSEVGPLHAVLLHRPGTELKRLTPRNSDQLLFDAIPWVDRAQEEHDAFAEVLRNRGVEVLLLRDLLAEALHDPRARAAAVLAGVDELKLGADIADMLRSHLSSVDNGALAEVLIAGMTFEELPAAEGQSLVRRMHHPHDFAVDPLPNLLFTRDSSVWVRDRVAIAALAMPARRRESALTDLIYAYHPRFSHSARAYGAHSAPVEGGDVLLLAPGVVAVGVGERTTPAGAESLARSMFADDLAHTVLAVPIAQARASMHLDTVCTMVDRDAVVMYPAIQHSLEAFTLRPLDGELKVSGPTPFLTAAAEAMEIDHLRVIDTGLDPVTAEREQWEDGNNTLAVAPGVVVAYERNAETNARLEEAGIEVLRISGSELGSGRGGPRCMSCPITRAPLRP; encoded by the coding sequence GTGACCGAACCACACGTCCAGAGCGAGGTCGGCCCGTTGCACGCGGTGCTGCTGCACCGGCCGGGCACGGAACTGAAGCGGCTCACGCCGCGCAACAGCGACCAACTCCTGTTCGACGCGATCCCCTGGGTCGATCGCGCGCAGGAGGAGCACGACGCGTTCGCCGAGGTGCTCCGCAACCGGGGCGTCGAGGTGCTGCTGCTGCGCGACCTGCTCGCCGAGGCGCTGCACGACCCGCGCGCTCGGGCTGCGGCCGTGCTCGCGGGCGTGGACGAGCTCAAGCTGGGCGCTGACATCGCCGATATGCTGCGCTCACATCTGTCCAGTGTGGACAACGGCGCACTGGCCGAGGTCTTGATCGCGGGCATGACGTTCGAGGAACTGCCCGCCGCGGAGGGCCAGTCCCTGGTCCGCCGGATGCACCACCCGCACGACTTCGCCGTCGACCCGCTGCCGAACCTGCTGTTCACCCGCGATTCGTCGGTGTGGGTCCGCGACCGGGTCGCGATCGCGGCCCTCGCGATGCCCGCGCGCCGCCGCGAATCCGCGCTCACCGACCTGATCTACGCCTACCACCCGAGGTTCTCGCACTCCGCCCGCGCCTACGGCGCGCACTCGGCGCCCGTCGAGGGCGGCGACGTCCTGCTGCTCGCGCCGGGCGTGGTGGCCGTCGGGGTCGGCGAGCGCACCACCCCTGCCGGCGCGGAGTCGCTGGCCCGCTCGATGTTCGCCGACGATCTGGCGCACACCGTGCTGGCCGTGCCGATCGCGCAGGCCCGGGCCTCGATGCACCTGGACACGGTGTGCACGATGGTCGACCGCGACGCGGTGGTGATGTACCCGGCGATCCAGCACTCGCTGGAGGCCTTCACCCTGCGTCCGCTGGACGGCGAGTTGAAGGTGTCCGGCCCGACGCCGTTCCTGACCGCCGCGGCGGAAGCGATGGAAATCGACCACCTGCGGGTGATCGACACCGGCCTGGACCCGGTGACTGCGGAGCGCGAGCAGTGGGAGGACGGAAACAACACGCTCGCGGTGGCACCGGGCGTCGTGGTGGCCTACGAGCGCAACGCGGAGACCAACGCCCGGTTGGAGGAAGCCGGCATCGAGGTGCTGCGGATCAGCGGCTCCGAACTCGGCTCCGGTCGAGGCGGCCCCCGCTGCATGTCCTGCCCCATCACCCGCGCCCCATTGCGCCCCTGA
- a CDS encoding ferritin — MAVTAKIHHKESKFEHLLQEQVRNEFTASQQYLAVAVWFDDEDLPRLAAYFYRQAVEERNHAMMIVQYLMDNNIKPIIPAIEQVRNDFTETRELVALALEQEREVTREIEMLAKTAREEGDYLGEQFMQWFLKEQVEEVSSMSTLLNVVDRAKGNLFDVENYLARETVGDEGVDATAPRTAGGTL, encoded by the coding sequence ATGGCTGTCACCGCGAAGATTCACCACAAGGAATCCAAGTTCGAGCACCTGCTGCAGGAGCAGGTCCGCAATGAATTCACCGCCTCGCAGCAGTACCTCGCGGTCGCGGTCTGGTTCGACGACGAGGACCTCCCGCGGCTGGCCGCGTACTTCTACCGCCAGGCGGTGGAAGAGCGCAACCACGCGATGATGATCGTCCAGTACCTGATGGACAACAACATCAAGCCGATCATTCCGGCCATCGAGCAGGTGCGCAACGACTTCACCGAGACCCGCGAGCTCGTCGCGCTCGCCCTCGAGCAGGAGCGCGAGGTCACCCGCGAGATCGAGATGCTGGCCAAGACCGCCCGCGAGGAAGGCGACTACCTCGGCGAGCAGTTCATGCAGTGGTTCCTGAAGGAGCAGGTCGAGGAGGTCTCCTCGATGTCGACGCTGCTGAACGTGGTCGACCGGGCCAAGGGCAACCTCTTCGACGTCGAGAACTACCTGGCCCGCGAAACGGTCGGCGACGAAGGAGTCGACGCAACGGCCCCCAGGACGGCCGGCGGCACCCTCTGA
- a CDS encoding 3'-5' exonuclease yields MNYRTTKQVLRFATRVLGDEAYLDLDEETDSTDRYRSLLTGLQPRRREFRSETDEERFVAQKIAEWKEEGGEFGDIAVLARTGKIRDKFARALREADIPVVIVEDGDASTRRDAVHVATMYRAKGVEYQRVAVVGATAGTVPLDYVLGQSAPEERGDAGQRERCLFYVACTRPRDQLLVTRTGTRTPFLSFLPEAPAEA; encoded by the coding sequence TTGAACTACCGGACCACGAAGCAAGTGCTGCGGTTCGCCACGCGGGTCCTGGGCGATGAGGCATACCTGGATCTCGACGAGGAAACAGACTCGACAGACCGGTACCGATCGTTGCTGACCGGGCTACAGCCGCGCCGTCGGGAATTCCGCAGTGAGACCGATGAGGAGCGCTTCGTTGCGCAAAAGATCGCCGAGTGGAAGGAGGAAGGCGGCGAGTTCGGGGACATCGCGGTGCTTGCCCGGACCGGAAAAATCCGGGACAAGTTCGCGCGGGCACTTCGAGAAGCCGACATCCCCGTGGTGATCGTCGAGGACGGTGACGCCTCGACACGGCGAGACGCCGTGCATGTGGCCACCATGTATCGCGCGAAAGGTGTCGAGTACCAGCGAGTGGCGGTGGTCGGTGCCACCGCAGGCACGGTTCCGCTGGACTATGTGCTGGGCCAGAGCGCCCCCGAGGAGCGCGGCGACGCCGGGCAGCGTGAGCGCTGCCTGTTCTACGTCGCCTGCACTCGACCTCGTGACCAGCTGCTGGTCACGAGGACTGGAACTCGCACACCGTTCCTGTCGTTCCTACCGGAAGCTCCAGCCGAGGCGTGA
- a CDS encoding UvrD-helicase domain-containing protein, protein MRLGRGGTTRTPLQDPGKTRYWKQVLGQTDVPETDRQLLTPDFLSREYVQVILGNGVRSRDEYLKISRPGRRVRLNRLQRARIWSVVEEFERQLSLDDKTTYGKLLAEAVEIVADQRTLDTHRYDHVVVDEAQDFTPAHWRLLRGVV, encoded by the coding sequence GTGCGGCTCGGTCGAGGCGGCACGACCCGCACTCCGCTGCAAGACCCCGGCAAGACCCGATACTGGAAGCAGGTTCTCGGTCAGACGGACGTGCCTGAGACGGACCGACAGCTGCTGACCCCGGACTTCCTCAGCCGCGAGTACGTCCAGGTCATCCTGGGCAACGGGGTGCGCAGTCGCGACGAGTACCTGAAAATCTCCCGACCTGGGCGGCGGGTTCGGCTGAACCGGTTGCAGCGTGCGCGTATCTGGTCGGTGGTCGAGGAGTTCGAGCGCCAGTTGTCGCTGGACGACAAGACGACCTACGGCAAACTCCTGGCGGAAGCCGTCGAGATCGTGGCCGACCAGCGGACCCTGGATACGCACCGGTACGACCACGTCGTGGTCGACGAAGCGCAGGACTTCACGCCGGCACACTGGCGACTGCTACGTGGCGTGGTTTAA